A region from the Cystobacter ferrugineus genome encodes:
- a CDS encoding right-handed parallel beta-helix repeat-containing protein, translating into MSTKGRDDAAGTREAPLRTIGRAAERARPGEVIRVLSGVYPEELILGSRGSGAAAITVRGEGSPLPTVAPGNTQRSTVIRVQGRWNLENLRVDVGGHAMFAIIFESGSSGSTLSGSELRSGTSSAGVLVDGPKGLTLRNNTIHHFIKPGEDSHGVVVVGPSRDVVIRDNDIHHNSGDSVQCQAGTAPATGLVIEDNKMHDEGENGVDIKQCDGVTVRGNTISSLPNTAIRAAGSSAGEAVVVHLSARNVTVADNTITNAGRGISILEDAAPPAHIRVEGNHLRNIRDNPQGNGFGIRVAGGRDVVVVGNTVEYSANYALMLAADGKRVTGLEVRDNTLRGGADAPLLRLGGEGFRPDLVLQGNFYSLGGVLKADGVLELLEGPLALFRADFPGERLTLSDPDKLQVWREVLGVDSGTALIE; encoded by the coding sequence GTGAGCACGAAGGGACGGGATGACGCGGCGGGGACGCGCGAGGCGCCGCTGCGCACCATTGGCCGGGCCGCGGAGCGCGCACGTCCGGGCGAGGTCATCCGGGTGCTCTCCGGCGTGTATCCCGAGGAGCTCATCCTGGGCTCGCGGGGCTCGGGCGCGGCGGCCATCACCGTGCGTGGCGAGGGCTCGCCCCTGCCCACCGTCGCTCCGGGCAACACGCAGCGCAGCACGGTCATCCGCGTGCAGGGGCGCTGGAACCTGGAGAACCTGCGGGTGGACGTCGGAGGCCATGCCATGTTCGCCATCATCTTCGAGAGCGGCTCCAGCGGCTCCACCCTGTCCGGGAGCGAGCTGCGCAGCGGCACCTCGAGCGCGGGCGTGCTCGTGGATGGCCCGAAGGGCCTCACGCTCCGGAACAACACCATCCATCACTTCATCAAGCCCGGGGAGGACTCGCACGGCGTGGTGGTGGTGGGCCCGTCGCGTGACGTCGTCATCCGGGACAACGACATCCATCACAACTCGGGAGACTCCGTCCAATGCCAGGCGGGGACGGCTCCCGCCACCGGCCTCGTCATCGAGGACAACAAGATGCACGACGAGGGGGAGAACGGCGTGGACATCAAGCAGTGCGATGGCGTCACCGTGCGCGGCAACACCATCTCCAGCCTGCCCAACACGGCCATCCGCGCCGCGGGGTCCTCCGCGGGCGAGGCGGTGGTCGTCCACCTCTCCGCCCGCAACGTCACCGTCGCGGACAACACCATCACCAACGCGGGCCGGGGCATCTCCATCCTGGAGGACGCCGCGCCCCCCGCGCACATCCGGGTGGAGGGCAACCACCTGCGCAACATCCGCGACAACCCCCAGGGCAACGGCTTCGGCATCCGGGTGGCGGGGGGCCGGGACGTGGTGGTGGTGGGCAACACGGTCGAGTACTCGGCCAACTACGCCCTGATGCTGGCCGCGGACGGCAAGCGCGTCACGGGGCTCGAGGTGCGCGACAACACCCTGCGGGGGGGCGCGGACGCCCCGCTCTTGCGCCTGGGCGGGGAGGGGTTCCGTCCGGATCTCGTGCTCCAGGGCAACTTCTACTCCCTCGGTGGCGTCCTGAAGGCCGATGGCGTGCTGGAACTGCTCGAGGGGCCCCTGGCGCTCTTCCGGGCGGACTTTCCGGGTGAGCGGCTCACACTCTCCGACCCGGACAAGCTCCAGGTGTGGCGGGAGGTGTTGGGGGTGGACTCGGGGACGGCGCTCATCGAGTGA
- a CDS encoding carbon starvation CstA family protein — MGHVVSKLGWAVLACVGAACLGVVALHRGETINATWLVVAAVCVYLVGYRFYGRFIARAALRLDPNRATPAQLRNDGLDYVPTDKWVLFGHHFAAIAGAGPLVGPVLAAQMGYLPGTMWILFGVVLAGAVQDFIVLFLSTRRDGKSLGDIVRLEMGPAAGVVAMVGVLMIMMIILAVLALVVVKALAASPWGTFTVAMTIPIALLMGIYLRTLRPGRVLEVSVIGFVLLMLSIWLGGRVADSPSLAPLFTYDGKALAWMLIAYGFCAAVLPVWLLLAPRDYLSTFLKIGTVLVLALGIVLAAPELRMPAITRFVDGTGPVFSGTLFPFLFITIACGAVSGWHSLIASGTTPKMLANESESLLVGYGAMLMESFVAIMALIAATVLDPGVYFAMNSPPAVIGTTVEQAARVVGEWGFVITPEMLAQTAKDIGESSILSRAGGAPTLAVGMAQILHGLVGGEGMMAFWYHYAILFEALFILTTVDAGTRVGRFMIQELAGLIYAPLRKTDSWGANLAATAVCVGGWGYFLYQGVVDPLGGINTLWPLFGIANQMLAAIALTLSCVVLVKMKRERYVWIPALPTVWLVCCTLTAGWQKVFSSDVRVSFLAHARAFSAAAEQGKVLAPAKTVEDMRQVITNDYVDASLTVLFMLVVVVIASFGLRAILAARRSAEPTARETAPTTLPVVGS; from the coding sequence ATGGGTCATGTCGTGAGCAAGCTGGGCTGGGCGGTGCTCGCCTGTGTGGGAGCGGCCTGTCTGGGCGTGGTGGCGTTGCACCGGGGAGAGACCATCAACGCCACCTGGTTGGTGGTGGCCGCGGTCTGCGTCTATCTCGTCGGCTACCGCTTCTATGGACGCTTCATCGCGCGCGCGGCGTTGCGGTTGGACCCCAACCGGGCCACTCCCGCCCAGTTGCGCAACGACGGGCTGGACTACGTGCCCACGGACAAGTGGGTGCTGTTCGGCCACCACTTCGCCGCCATCGCCGGAGCGGGGCCGCTGGTGGGGCCGGTGCTCGCCGCGCAGATGGGCTACCTGCCCGGGACGATGTGGATCCTCTTCGGCGTGGTGCTGGCCGGCGCGGTGCAGGACTTCATCGTCCTCTTCCTGTCCACCCGCCGTGACGGCAAGTCCCTGGGCGACATCGTGCGCCTGGAGATGGGGCCGGCCGCGGGCGTGGTGGCCATGGTGGGCGTGTTGATGATCATGATGATCATCCTCGCGGTGCTGGCGCTCGTCGTCGTCAAGGCGCTCGCGGCGAGCCCCTGGGGCACCTTCACCGTGGCGATGACCATCCCCATCGCCCTGCTCATGGGCATCTACCTGCGCACCCTGCGCCCGGGCCGCGTGCTCGAGGTGTCCGTCATCGGCTTCGTGCTGCTGATGCTGTCCATCTGGCTGGGTGGCCGGGTCGCCGACTCGCCCTCGCTCGCGCCGCTGTTCACCTATGACGGCAAGGCCCTGGCGTGGATGCTCATCGCCTATGGCTTCTGCGCCGCGGTGCTCCCGGTGTGGCTGCTGCTGGCGCCGCGCGACTACCTGTCCACCTTCCTGAAGATCGGCACCGTGCTGGTGCTGGCGCTGGGTATCGTGCTGGCCGCGCCGGAGCTGCGGATGCCCGCGATCACCCGCTTCGTGGATGGCACGGGTCCGGTGTTCTCCGGCACCCTGTTCCCCTTCCTGTTCATCACCATCGCGTGTGGCGCGGTGTCGGGGTGGCACTCGCTCATCGCCTCGGGCACCACGCCCAAGATGCTGGCCAACGAGAGCGAGTCGCTCCTGGTGGGCTACGGCGCCATGCTCATGGAGTCCTTCGTCGCCATCATGGCGCTCATCGCCGCCACGGTGCTGGACCCCGGCGTGTACTTCGCCATGAACTCGCCGCCCGCGGTGATTGGCACCACCGTCGAGCAGGCGGCGCGGGTGGTGGGGGAGTGGGGCTTCGTCATCACCCCGGAGATGCTCGCCCAGACGGCGAAGGACATCGGCGAGTCCTCCATCCTGTCGCGCGCCGGAGGGGCGCCCACGCTCGCGGTGGGCATGGCGCAGATCCTCCATGGCCTGGTGGGCGGGGAGGGGATGATGGCCTTCTGGTACCACTACGCCATCCTGTTCGAGGCGCTCTTCATCCTCACCACGGTGGACGCGGGCACGCGCGTGGGCCGCTTCATGATCCAGGAGTTGGCGGGGCTCATCTACGCGCCCCTGCGAAAGACGGACTCCTGGGGCGCCAACCTGGCCGCCACGGCGGTGTGCGTGGGCGGCTGGGGCTACTTCCTCTACCAGGGCGTGGTGGATCCGCTCGGTGGCATCAACACGCTCTGGCCCCTGTTCGGCATCGCCAACCAGATGCTGGCGGCCATCGCGCTGACGCTCTCGTGCGTGGTGCTCGTGAAGATGAAGCGCGAGCGCTACGTGTGGATCCCCGCGCTGCCCACCGTGTGGCTGGTGTGCTGCACGCTGACGGCCGGCTGGCAGAAGGTGTTCAGCTCGGACGTGCGGGTGAGCTTCCTCGCCCACGCGCGTGCGTTCTCGGCCGCCGCCGAGCAGGGCAAGGTGCTGGCTCCGGCGAAGACCGTGGAGGACATGCGGCAGGTCATCACCAACGACTACGTGGATGCCTCGCTCACCGTGCTGTTCATGCTGGTGGTGGTGGTGATCGCCAGCTTCGGCCTGCGCGCCATTCTGGCCGCCCGGCGCTCGGCGGAGCCCACGGCACGCGAGACGGCGCCCACGACCCTTCCGGTGGTGGGCTCCTGA
- a CDS encoding LacI family DNA-binding transcriptional regulator, protein MRTAGAARANLKTLATHLGLSISTVSRALKNGPEVRPETIQRVKEAAARFGYVPNIGGIHLRTGRTYKVCSILYAPEVGDYGEPGFLAQVESLSNGMETSGYNLLVLAQTGHQAPLDPVRKIYDQRLADAVVFSRTMPMDERARFCLEKDFPFVSFGRTELQTPHAYVDHDDERAVFDEVVHLARSGHRKIVLLNPAGGFNYVGLRLRGYQRALGEVGLPWDEALVYQGDLSVRRTREAIQRILQREPSITAIVCANQMSIVGTLEGLLESGRDTKRDGISVVGFGGMPFLTLAEQHVTYYYQPQSRVGAVLAKHLTALLNGEPAENLRTVLPYVRIDDLRVFRTQDEIDLSREPPRS, encoded by the coding sequence ATGCGAACGGCTGGGGCGGCGCGAGCGAACCTCAAGACGCTGGCCACGCACCTCGGACTGTCGATCAGCACCGTATCCCGTGCGCTGAAGAACGGTCCGGAGGTGAGGCCGGAGACGATCCAGCGGGTGAAGGAGGCCGCCGCCCGGTTCGGCTACGTGCCGAACATCGGCGGCATCCACCTGCGCACCGGCCGGACGTACAAGGTCTGCTCCATCCTCTACGCGCCCGAGGTCGGTGACTACGGAGAGCCGGGCTTCCTGGCGCAGGTGGAGAGCCTGTCCAACGGCATGGAGACGTCGGGCTACAACCTGCTCGTCCTGGCGCAGACGGGCCATCAGGCGCCGTTGGATCCGGTCCGCAAGATCTACGATCAACGGCTCGCCGACGCGGTCGTCTTCTCACGCACCATGCCCATGGACGAGCGGGCCCGGTTCTGCCTGGAGAAGGACTTCCCGTTCGTGAGCTTCGGGCGGACCGAGCTGCAGACGCCGCACGCCTATGTCGACCACGACGACGAGCGCGCGGTCTTCGACGAGGTCGTGCATCTGGCGCGCAGCGGGCACCGGAAGATCGTCCTGCTCAACCCGGCCGGCGGGTTCAACTATGTCGGCCTGCGGTTGCGCGGCTATCAGCGGGCGCTGGGCGAGGTGGGGCTGCCCTGGGACGAGGCCCTCGTCTACCAGGGCGACCTGTCGGTGCGGCGCACCCGCGAGGCCATCCAGCGGATCCTCCAGCGCGAGCCCTCCATCACGGCGATCGTCTGCGCGAACCAGATGTCCATCGTGGGCACGCTGGAGGGGCTGCTCGAGAGTGGGCGGGACACGAAGCGCGACGGCATCAGCGTCGTCGGCTTCGGTGGCATGCCCTTCCTCACGCTCGCCGAGCAGCACGTCACCTACTACTACCAGCCGCAGTCGCGCGTCGGCGCCGTGCTGGCCAAGCACCTGACCGCGCTCCTGAACGGCGAGCCCGCGGAGAACCTGCGCACGGTGTTGCCCTATGTGCGCATCGATGACCTGCGGGTGTTCCGCACGCAGGACGAAATCGATCTGTCCCGGGAGCCTCCACGCTCTTGA
- a CDS encoding D-arabinono-1,4-lactone oxidase yields MTVARELSPQVPSIQFDSQTGLHHPTSEEEIIQLVQYANTNNLPVRVIGSGHSVKEAILSTAPNAINMSLDQYRKVTFNSDGTVTVQAGCYLGLDAPQPWENTFFYQLSMNGQASPDMGGITHQAVGGFTTMGCSGGSLKYSYTDSIVGISLVDGQGVVHSYSRGKDPEFEAVLVSMGLMGITSTLTFSPDDHFNIIGDETCYSLNDVNCPIDFFGPGTADKPSLEQFMRQTEYTRLLWWPQKGAERIVVWQARRLATEDYVPEFGYPPENFQPKPYLEFPVVLGSEIPAQIVASLFYQLSAGWPTLVNLIPDPTLRAEITLLIELTYGPCILPFVIDQFAPVYTGDAPPAEAPQLEVPQGVFSDEVRIVELAKNTGGEPPRGAAVQGSAGRRAAGGPVLRLLHPEAPTSADSSRVTSVAIDLWKDVLARMPGVSTHIPKLQSILSEHGLKLPRYYHIHVPSDVLRELKPGSKTVPPDTKGKQEFWDYWYSSLPMDNDVSDFLMPTEFTELWIPLEKTQEVMNKLRDFYDQGGLGATGSYSCEIYAAKADSLWLSPAYKQDVVRVDVFWFHDLFRDEAALKAFYQQYWDLLKEYDFRPHWAKYMPGGDMGPEYLAQRYPQWNQFLALRAKMDPKQLFVTDYWREALGIPQNNP; encoded by the coding sequence ATGACTGTAGCCAGAGAGCTCTCGCCGCAGGTCCCCTCCATCCAGTTCGATTCGCAGACGGGTCTCCACCACCCCACGAGTGAGGAGGAGATCATTCAACTCGTCCAGTATGCGAACACGAACAACCTGCCAGTTCGGGTGATTGGCTCGGGCCATTCCGTGAAGGAGGCCATCCTGTCCACCGCACCCAACGCCATCAACATGTCGCTGGATCAGTACCGGAAGGTCACCTTCAACTCGGACGGGACCGTCACGGTCCAGGCCGGGTGCTACCTGGGGCTGGATGCACCCCAACCCTGGGAGAACACGTTCTTCTATCAGCTCTCGATGAACGGACAGGCTTCGCCGGACATGGGCGGTATCACCCATCAGGCCGTGGGGGGATTCACCACCATGGGCTGCTCGGGTGGCTCGCTGAAGTACTCCTACACCGACAGCATCGTCGGTATCTCCCTCGTGGATGGACAAGGGGTGGTGCACTCGTACAGCCGAGGCAAGGACCCGGAGTTCGAGGCAGTGCTCGTCTCCATGGGGCTCATGGGCATCACCTCCACCCTGACCTTCAGCCCCGATGATCACTTCAACATCATCGGGGACGAGACGTGCTACTCCTTGAATGACGTCAACTGCCCCATCGACTTCTTCGGGCCCGGCACAGCCGACAAGCCCTCGCTGGAGCAGTTCATGCGCCAGACGGAGTACACCCGTCTGCTGTGGTGGCCGCAGAAGGGGGCCGAGCGCATCGTCGTCTGGCAGGCCCGGCGCCTGGCCACCGAGGATTACGTCCCGGAGTTCGGGTATCCCCCCGAGAACTTCCAACCCAAGCCGTATCTCGAGTTTCCGGTCGTCCTCGGGAGTGAGATTCCGGCACAGATTGTCGCGTCCCTGTTCTACCAGCTCTCCGCTGGCTGGCCGACCCTGGTCAATCTCATTCCGGATCCGACGTTGCGCGCCGAGATCACGCTGCTCATCGAGCTGACGTATGGGCCGTGCATCCTCCCCTTCGTGATCGACCAGTTCGCGCCTGTCTACACGGGAGACGCGCCGCCGGCGGAGGCCCCCCAGTTGGAGGTTCCACAGGGCGTGTTCTCGGACGAGGTTCGCATCGTCGAGCTTGCCAAGAACACGGGGGGCGAGCCCCCGCGGGGAGCCGCCGTGCAGGGTTCCGCGGGACGACGCGCCGCCGGGGGTCCGGTTCTCCGGCTGCTGCACCCGGAGGCCCCGACCTCGGCGGATTCGAGCCGCGTCACCTCGGTGGCGATCGATCTCTGGAAGGATGTGCTGGCCAGGATGCCGGGCGTGAGCACCCACATTCCCAAGCTGCAGTCCATCCTGAGCGAGCATGGCCTGAAGCTGCCTCGCTACTACCACATCCACGTCCCGAGCGACGTCCTGCGGGAGCTCAAGCCCGGGAGCAAGACGGTCCCCCCGGATACGAAGGGCAAGCAGGAGTTCTGGGACTACTGGTACAGCAGTCTGCCGATGGACAACGATGTCTCCGACTTCCTGATGCCCACCGAGTTCACCGAGCTGTGGATTCCGCTCGAGAAGACGCAGGAGGTGATGAACAAGCTGCGGGACTTCTATGACCAGGGTGGGCTCGGGGCCACGGGCTCCTACTCCTGCGAAATCTACGCGGCCAAGGCCGACTCTCTCTGGCTGAGCCCCGCCTACAAGCAGGACGTGGTGCGCGTGGACGTGTTCTGGTTCCACGACCTGTTCCGGGACGAGGCGGCCCTCAAGGCCTTCTACCAGCAGTACTGGGATCTGCTGAAGGAGTACGACTTCCGCCCGCATTGGGCCAAGTACATGCCGGGAGGGGACATGGGGCCCGAGTACCTGGCGCAGCGCTACCCCCAGTGGAATCAGTTCCTGGCGTTGCGCGCGAAGATGGATCCCAAGCAGCTCTTCGTCACCGACTACTGGCGCGAGGCGCTCGGCATCCCCCAGAACAACCCGTAG
- a CDS encoding glycoside hydrolase family 5 protein — protein MNQEARRNFLISALLMLICLPLTARSATLWNGGAYTSPTTVNAGQAGNFTIVLYAPEAVSNVTVSFQVRPYTPGGAISSTAVYTKTVTGQNFTAGEKKSYTWSYTTPSTLETGDYAWVTRATNATGSVVYIEVAKTEAIYTFHVNGTAPKRYVRGINIMDLGNAGGVLPGVLGTHYPKPTLAGMQRLKSRGLDVVRIPFLWERIQPVLNGGLNTTYLGYLLETLQHANSAGLGVIVDMHNYARYTSGGVERPFGSPGAPTKAQYADAWRRIASAIRSNPAAYNALYAYDIMNEPYSLPYQEGTYSNAVTFAGFESTTEGWVPRDSATTTVSREVRDNQGSLKLTIAASSGSGKVLGAVLQAATKRATVTHGPTFQAKVFVPTSTPGTLRARLLMMDGAWKTHFGEPFALTKGVENRVYFKPPDAAWKDNRSFSIEFIVDGSDGSAPFVFYVDNVAQGTQSGEMSPPQLWESYSQAAVDAIRGLGEQKLIMVEGYSFSSAEEWPKNHPRKWVTDSANNIMYHAHFYFDRSGKYENAHATELASAKNQGYASVGDLGIARVKNFTDWVAAQGTRGFIGEFGWPNSIKRPNDSAAWNADGEKLLQFLDDVGMGATMWTTGTWEGTKNPNINNVYQIEPSLVPLSQAAVLERHLGKP, from the coding sequence ATGAATCAAGAAGCACGAAGAAACTTCCTGATCTCCGCACTGCTGATGCTCATCTGTCTTCCACTGACAGCGCGTTCCGCCACGTTATGGAATGGAGGGGCGTACACCAGTCCCACGACGGTGAACGCGGGGCAGGCGGGCAACTTCACCATCGTCCTGTATGCGCCCGAGGCGGTCTCGAACGTCACGGTTTCCTTCCAGGTGCGGCCGTACACGCCTGGCGGCGCCATCTCGTCGACCGCCGTCTACACGAAGACGGTGACGGGACAGAACTTCACCGCGGGCGAGAAGAAGAGCTACACCTGGAGCTACACGACTCCCTCCACCCTCGAGACCGGCGACTACGCCTGGGTCACCCGGGCAACCAATGCCACGGGCTCGGTCGTCTACATCGAAGTGGCGAAGACCGAGGCCATCTACACCTTCCACGTGAACGGCACCGCCCCCAAGCGCTACGTGCGTGGCATCAACATCATGGACCTGGGCAACGCGGGCGGTGTGCTGCCAGGAGTGCTCGGCACCCATTATCCCAAGCCCACGCTGGCGGGGATGCAGCGGCTGAAGTCCCGCGGCCTCGACGTCGTCCGCATCCCGTTTCTCTGGGAGCGCATCCAGCCGGTGCTCAACGGTGGCCTGAATACAACCTACCTCGGCTATTTGCTGGAGACACTCCAGCACGCCAACAGCGCGGGACTTGGCGTCATCGTCGACATGCACAACTACGCGCGCTACACGTCCGGCGGTGTGGAGCGGCCCTTCGGAAGCCCTGGCGCTCCGACGAAGGCGCAGTACGCGGATGCATGGCGGCGGATTGCCTCCGCCATCCGGAGCAATCCGGCGGCCTACAACGCCCTTTACGCGTACGACATCATGAACGAGCCGTACAGCCTCCCGTACCAGGAGGGCACCTACTCGAACGCCGTCACGTTCGCGGGCTTCGAGTCCACCACCGAGGGCTGGGTGCCGAGGGACTCCGCGACCACCACCGTGAGCCGGGAGGTGCGCGACAACCAGGGTTCGTTGAAGCTCACGATCGCCGCCAGTTCCGGAAGCGGCAAGGTGCTCGGCGCGGTGCTCCAGGCGGCGACGAAGCGCGCGACCGTCACCCACGGCCCGACCTTCCAGGCGAAGGTCTTCGTACCCACCTCGACACCGGGCACCCTCCGGGCCCGGCTCCTGATGATGGATGGCGCCTGGAAGACTCACTTCGGCGAGCCCTTCGCCTTGACGAAGGGCGTGGAGAACCGGGTGTACTTCAAGCCCCCGGATGCGGCGTGGAAGGACAACCGCTCCTTCTCCATCGAGTTCATCGTCGATGGGAGTGACGGCAGCGCGCCGTTCGTCTTCTACGTCGACAACGTGGCCCAGGGCACGCAGAGCGGGGAGATGTCACCCCCGCAGCTCTGGGAGAGCTACTCCCAGGCGGCCGTGGATGCCATCCGCGGGCTGGGCGAGCAGAAGCTCATCATGGTGGAGGGGTATTCCTTCAGCTCGGCGGAGGAGTGGCCGAAGAACCACCCGCGCAAGTGGGTGACCGATTCCGCGAACAACATCATGTACCACGCCCACTTCTACTTCGACCGGAGCGGGAAGTACGAGAACGCCCATGCCACGGAGCTCGCCTCGGCCAAGAACCAGGGCTATGCGTCGGTGGGCGATCTCGGCATCGCACGGGTGAAGAACTTCACCGACTGGGTCGCCGCGCAGGGCACCCGGGGCTTCATCGGCGAGTTCGGCTGGCCCAACTCCATCAAGCGCCCGAACGATAGCGCCGCGTGGAACGCGGATGGCGAGAAGCTCCTCCAGTTCCTCGACGACGTCGGCATGGGCGCGACGATGTGGACGACGGGCACCTGGGAGGGAACCAAAAATCCGAACATCAACAACGTCTATCAGATTGAACCCTCGCTGGTTCCGCTGTCGCAGGCGGCGGTGCTGGAGCGGCACCTCGGCAAGCCCTGA
- a CDS encoding YbdD/YjiX family protein: protein MAGASEALRRFWRRAVQTARLVIGVPDYDTYVAHMRAKHPERGVMSYEEFFDERMRARYRSGGGRCC, encoded by the coding sequence ATGGCGGGCGCGAGCGAGGCGCTGCGGCGTTTCTGGCGGCGGGCGGTGCAGACCGCCCGGTTGGTCATCGGCGTGCCCGACTACGACACCTACGTGGCGCACATGCGCGCGAAGCATCCGGAGCGCGGGGTGATGAGCTACGAGGAGTTCTTCGACGAGCGCATGCGGGCGCGCTACCGGAGCGGAGGCGGGCGCTGCTGTTGA
- a CDS encoding CDP-alcohol phosphatidyltransferase family protein yields the protein MAASEQQAGALEPHELVLDKQQSYKRPEEDALVRTLREGGRRAAVRYLPYRRSPVILGMPGLLLHLFLLAAVHTFERARWRYGLWVICRVLHFCLDAMDGTQARRNGTQSTARHFWDHGSSTWRATSGR from the coding sequence ATGGCAGCGAGCGAGCAGCAGGCAGGGGCGTTGGAGCCGCATGAATTGGTCCTCGACAAGCAGCAGAGCTACAAGCGCCCGGAGGAAGACGCCCTCGTCCGGACGCTCCGGGAAGGAGGCCGGCGAGCAGCCGTCCGCTACCTGCCCTACCGCCGCTCCCCGGTCATCCTGGGCATGCCCGGGTTGCTCCTGCACCTGTTCCTGCTCGCCGCCGTCCATACCTTCGAGCGCGCGCGGTGGAGGTACGGCCTCTGGGTGATCTGCCGGGTGCTCCACTTCTGCCTGGATGCCATGGACGGCACCCAGGCCCGGCGCAACGGGACACAATCGACCGCGCGCCACTTCTGGGACCACGGGTCATCAACCTGGCGCGCTACCTCCGGGAGATGA
- a CDS encoding GH1 family beta-glucosidase has translation MTLRFPENFLWGVSTSSYQIEGGAPDDGRGRSIWDTYCATPGKVANGDTGEVACDHYHRYPEDLDLMRELGAKVYRFSIMWPRVLPEGVGRINDKGLDFYERIVDGVLERGMRAWPCLYHWDLPQALQDRGGWTNRDIASWFTDYTALIARRLGDRVENWVTFNEPSVSAWVGHEEGRHAPGLTDPRAAVRAAHHLNLAHGRAVAVLRELSPRAGVGTVIPIHKARPLPQFQERDAHLVPLFEDKWNGVFLDPIYHGRYPASLEARFAEHVRDGDLAEIHRPIDFVGVNQYFPSYIQQCANGAWPFQHADPPLYFRRTEMNWAIDGHAFYEALMFVKARYGNPPVHVTENGGAFIDVAGADGRVDDQDRIAYYREYLIGLQRAISEGADVRGFMPWSLLDNFEWARGYAKRFGLVHVDYQTQKRTPKASFHFMRKVIAENALPGI, from the coding sequence ATGACATTGCGTTTTCCCGAAAACTTTCTGTGGGGGGTGTCCACCTCCAGCTACCAGATCGAGGGAGGCGCCCCGGACGACGGGCGGGGCCGGAGCATCTGGGACACCTACTGCGCGACACCCGGCAAGGTCGCCAACGGCGACACGGGCGAGGTCGCGTGCGACCACTACCACCGCTATCCCGAGGATCTGGATCTCATGCGGGAGCTGGGCGCCAAGGTCTATCGCTTCTCCATCATGTGGCCGCGGGTGCTCCCGGAAGGCGTGGGCCGAATCAATGACAAGGGGCTCGACTTCTACGAGCGCATCGTGGACGGCGTGCTCGAGCGCGGCATGCGGGCCTGGCCGTGTCTCTATCATTGGGATCTGCCGCAAGCGCTGCAGGACCGCGGCGGCTGGACCAACCGGGACATCGCGAGCTGGTTCACGGACTACACGGCCCTCATCGCCCGGCGGCTCGGAGATCGCGTCGAGAACTGGGTGACGTTCAACGAGCCGAGCGTCTCGGCCTGGGTGGGGCACGAGGAGGGGCGCCATGCGCCGGGCCTGACGGATCCCCGCGCCGCCGTCCGCGCCGCGCACCACCTCAACCTGGCGCATGGGCGGGCCGTCGCGGTGCTGCGCGAGCTGTCGCCCCGCGCCGGCGTGGGGACGGTCATCCCCATCCACAAGGCCCGGCCGCTGCCCCAGTTCCAGGAGCGCGATGCCCACCTGGTGCCGCTCTTCGAGGACAAGTGGAACGGCGTCTTCCTCGATCCCATCTACCACGGCCGCTATCCCGCCTCGCTCGAGGCCCGGTTCGCCGAGCACGTGCGTGACGGGGACCTGGCGGAGATCCACCGGCCGATCGACTTCGTGGGCGTCAACCAGTACTTCCCGAGCTACATCCAGCAGTGCGCCAACGGCGCCTGGCCCTTCCAGCATGCCGACCCGCCGCTCTACTTCCGCCGCACGGAGATGAACTGGGCCATCGACGGCCACGCCTTCTACGAAGCGCTCATGTTCGTCAAGGCGCGCTACGGCAACCCGCCCGTCCACGTGACCGAGAACGGCGGGGCCTTCATCGACGTGGCCGGGGCCGATGGCCGGGTTGACGATCAGGACCGTATCGCCTATTACCGGGAGTACTTGATCGGATTGCAGCGCGCGATATCGGAGGGAGCGGACGTCCGTGGGTTCATGCCCTGGTCGCTGCTCGACAACTTCGAGTGGGCACGCGGCTACGCCAAGCGCTTCGGTCTGGTGCATGTGGACTACCAGACCCAGAAGCGCACCCCCAAGGCGTCCTTCCACTTCATGCGGAAAGTGATCGCCGAGAATGCCTTGCCAGGCATCTGA